The Porphyrobacter sp. HT-58-2 genome segment CGTTTCAGGCCAGCCTGACGGACGCACCTGCCAGTTTTCCGGTTTCTCGACCACCCACTCGAACAGGTCGGTGTGGCGCTGCATCACCATCAGCGCGTGGCGCAGATAGACCGCGTGATCGGTGCCGAAGCGGAATTCTCCGCCGGGTTTCATCTTCTGCGCGAACAGCCGCACCGGGCCATCATTCATCATGCGCCGCTTGGCGTGGCGGGCCTTGGGCCAGGGGTCGGGGTGGAGCAGGTAGAGCATCGTCAGCGCGCCATCGGGAATTCGCTGGAGCACCTCCAAGGCGTCACCGTGATGCAGGCGGATATTGGCGAGGCGCTGGTCCGCCATATGGGTCAGCGCCTGCGCGACACCATTGACGAAGGGCTCAGCCCCGATGAAGCCGTGATCGGGCAGCAGATCGGCGCGATAGGCAAGATGCTCGCCCCCACCGAAGCCGATTTCGAAGTGCAGCGGGCGCGAATCGCCGAACAGCACCTCGGACGTCACCGGGCCTTCAGCAGGCACAGCTATCTGCGGCAGAAGGTTATCGACCAACCCCTGCTGATACTTGCGCAGCTTCTTGCCGACCGAACGACCGTAAAGCCGCGTGATGGTGGTCGGATCGCCTTCCTTGAATGCCGTCATGCGCGGCCCATAGAAAAACGCCCGAGGTGTTTCCACCCCGGGCGCGATGTTTGTTGATAGCGCTGTTTCGGCCCAAGGGACCGCGAGCGCACGGCGCGCGCCGCAGGCGCTCAAGCCCGCATGGCTTGAAACAGCGCCGAGGAGGAACCCGCGGAGGCGGGTTCCTCAATAATTAAGCCGCTTCAACCGCCTCGTCGGCGTCACGCAGCACGTAGCCGCGGCCCCAGACGGTTTCGATGTAATTGTCCCCGCCGCATGCCAGCGACAGCTTCTTGCGCAGCTTGCAGATGAACACGTCGATGATCTTGAGTTCGGGCTCGTCCATCCCGCCATAGAGGTGGTTGAGGAACATTTCCTTGGTCAGCGTCGTGCCCTTGCGCAAGCTGAGCAGCTCGAGCATCGCATATTCCTTGCCGGTCAGGTGCACGCGGGCGCCATCGACTTCGACGGTCTTGGCGTCGAGGTTCACTGCCAGCTTGCCAGTGCGGATCACCGACTGCGAATGGCCCTTCGAACGGCGCACCACGGCATAGATGCGGGCGACCAGTTCTTCGCGGTGGAACGGCTTGGTCACGTAGTCATCAGCGCCGAAACCGAAGCTGCGGATCTTCGAATCCATTTCCGAAATACCCGAAAGGATCAGCACCGGGGTCTGCACCTTGGCGACGCGCAGCTTCTTGAGCACGTCATAGCCATGCATGTCAGGCAGGTTCAGATCGAGCAGGATGATATCGTAATCATACAGCTTGCCGAGGTCCAAGCCTTCTTCACCCAGGTCGGTCGAATAGACGTTGAAGCCTTCGGTGGTGAGCATCAGCTCGATTGCCTTGGCAGTGGTCGGTTCATCTTCGATGAGCAGAACGCGCATTGCAGTCCCCTGTCTTACCCCTTGGTAACCCCCGCTTAGGAGAGGTTGCCGCCTGTTAACCACGCTGCTTGTCACCAAAAAAGGTTAATAAGAAGTTTAGCGCGTTAACTTTTTGGAGTGAGTCTTTCGAGTCACACTCCGAAAGGTGGAAATCGAACAGAAGCTAGAGGCTGCCAGCTGGCCTGTCGCCTGCGGGAAAGTGCTAGGACGCCCCCGCCAGCTTCTTCGCCCGCCGCCGCTCGGCGCTCGAGCCCAGCCCGATCGCCTCACGGTACT includes the following:
- the trmB gene encoding tRNA (guanine(46)-N(7))-methyltransferase TrmB, with the protein product MTAFKEGDPTTITRLYGRSVGKKLRKYQQGLVDNLLPQIAVPAEGPVTSEVLFGDSRPLHFEIGFGGGEHLAYRADLLPDHGFIGAEPFVNGVAQALTHMADQRLANIRLHHGDALEVLQRIPDGALTMLYLLHPDPWPKARHAKRRMMNDGPVRLFAQKMKPGGEFRFGTDHAVYLRHALMVMQRHTDLFEWVVEKPENWQVRPSGWPETRYEHKARTVYGHEVWYFRFRRR
- the ctrA gene encoding response regulator transcription factor CtrA, whose amino-acid sequence is MRVLLIEDEPTTAKAIELMLTTEGFNVYSTDLGEEGLDLGKLYDYDIILLDLNLPDMHGYDVLKKLRVAKVQTPVLILSGISEMDSKIRSFGFGADDYVTKPFHREELVARIYAVVRRSKGHSQSVIRTGKLAVNLDAKTVEVDGARVHLTGKEYAMLELLSLRKGTTLTKEMFLNHLYGGMDEPELKIIDVFICKLRKKLSLACGGDNYIETVWGRGYVLRDADEAVEAA